AAGCGAAGCAAGATCAAGAAGGATTTTGCTGTCCCGCAAAGGTGCTCCTGAGCGATAGCAGGCTGAAATCTCTTTCCTGAGCTTCCTGTATTTTGGGTTTAAAAACTTGAGGAGACTGCTGGAAAGCTCCTCGAATTTAGAGGTATCAAGATCAAAAATCGCAGGGTTAAAGGTTTTCTCCACAAAAGTCCTGAGCTCAATATACCGTCTGAAGCTCGAAAGCAGAGCGTCAGCCCCAGCTCTTGAGGTTTCAGATTCCCACTCCAGATTCTGAAGCATTCTTTCAGGCAGGGGGTTTGTTTTCCCCAGAAGCCTTGCGGCTTCGATTGCAGTTTCAATTCCTTCGAGAGTTCTGGGCTTTGAGGTTGCAGAGAGGTCATTAAATGTTTTTATGGCTGTTTCCAGGGCTTCAAAAGCTGCTGCACATTCGTCTGTAAGGACTTCGATTTCTCCGAGATCTGAAGGCAGTACGAGCCCAGGTTTGCAGCCATACCAGGGATTTTTCCGGATAGGACTGAGAAAAGGAAGTACCTGACCCAGTTTTTCCAGAACAGTTTTTGCATCGGTCCAGGCTTCAGGCTCCCAGGTTTCAGGCTCTTGAAATTTGTAAGCAGGCATTTTCAGATTTTTTGATTCGAAGTAAGCCTTTGTTTTCTCCCTTATGCCATAAAGGGTATAGAGGCTGGGATAGAGATTTCCAGCAGGCTTTCCAAGGGACAGGGCATACTGGTTGAGTTCATGTTTTAGCTTCTCGAGCTCATTGAGATCTCTGTCAGGGCGTATTGGGGAGGGGGCTGCACGATTCAGGGTTTTCTCCAGTTCTTCAAGCACGGCTTTTTTCCGGGTCTGGTTGCTGTGAATTTCAAGACAGAGTTCTCCCAGACCAGCCGAGTCCAGCCTGCTCTTTACCACCTGAAGGGCAGCCATTTTTTCACTCACGAAAAGTACGCTTTTTCCCTGTGCTATAAGCTCTGCAATGGCATTAGCAATTGTCTGGGACTTGCCGGTTCCGGGCGGTCCCTCAACGACAAGATTCTTTCCGGCTTTTATGTCTTCAATAACCGCGATCTGGGAAGAATCGGCATCCATTATCAGGTACGTGTCTTTTGCTGAGAGTTTCAGGTCAACCTCATCTTCAAGGAAGCCGGAATCCTCACAATCGGGATCCCCAGGATTAAAAACTTTCTGAATCAGGGGATGGTCAGCAGGAGTCATGTCCTCAGGCCAGGTTGCAGGATCGAGATCCTTATACATTACAAATTTTTTGAAATTAAAAAGGTCAAGACAGACCTCAGGCAGGAGTTTCCAGTCTTCTTTTTCGCGGATTTCCCGGGATACAGCCCTGAAGTATTCTTCAATGCCTGCAGCTTCTTCAGGCATCTCGAATTCGGGAAGAAAGATTCCAAATTCCTTCATTTTTGCCTGGAGAGTAATTGAAGTAAAGATTTCGTCTCCTGTCCACTGGATGCTGAAAACACGGCTTTTTCCTACGCGTTTGAGTTCGACAGGAACCAGGAGAAGGGGAGCTTTAGGATTTTTTACGGCTACCCTGCTGTCGTTCCACTGCAGAAAACCCAGAGCAAGGTAGAGCACAGGATATCCCTGTTCTTCAAAAATAGAATTTGCTTGATTAAAAACATAAAAAAGCTTCTTATCAAGGGTTTCGCTGTCATCCGGGGTTTCCAGGAAGGATTCAGAACGGAAACTCCGGATATTGTCTTCTTTCTGGGATCTGTCTTCTTCGGAAATAAGGGTTTTTCTTATTGTTCTCAAAAGTTTGCTTTCCTTTTCCGAAGTCTCATCTTCTTCCCCAGTTTTGGTTTTTCTTCCTTTCTTGGACCTGGTTTTTGCTCTGAACCTCAATGACTTTTCATGAAGGACAAAAAGTTCATAAATCTCTTCTGGCTTTCTGCCTGAGATTAAGATTGTCCTTCTCTGAGAAGGGCGGTAATTGAGAAGATTGTTTCGAAGGGACAGATCAAGCAAATTCTGCCTCAGTGCTTCCAATTCCTTAGCTACATCTACCATAAGAATACCAGGTTCTTTTCAAATAATCAATGAATGTATACGATAAATAAGATGCAGAACATTTATTTAATAAATTTTACTCTGTTCTGCCAGCCATAAAGTTTGGAATGGAGGAGAAATACAACCCGGCTCGATGAGAGCTCCTTTAAAAGGAACATATTTAAGAATAATACATTTAAGAATATTTTCCTTCTTATATCTGAAAACAATTCCTCTACTATTAGAGTTTTTCTTTATGTTACGATTACTCCTCCCAGAGCTTTGAACGCAGTTATTGTGTCGAAACCGTTGCGCCGGTTTATCACCAAGCGTTGCGCCGCTTGACCACGCCGTTGCTTGGGGTTTTCGCTCAAGCCTTTTTTGAAAAGGCTTGTGATCAAACTTTTTTCTAAAAAGTTTGTGATCAAATATTTTTTCCAAAAAGTTTGCGCTGCAACCTTTTTATGAAAAGGCTTGCCGAAACCGTTGTTCCGGTTTATAACGCTCATGAGCCCTGTTAATTAAAGAATCGAATTTGTGAATATGGTTGTCACCTCGAGGAGGGGCTCGAGAAGGTTCTTGATAAGCCCTGTTTCAGGAGACTGCCATATACCAAAAAGCGCAAACAGCCCGAAAAGAGATACCCGGGTTGCTGGCAGCCTTTTATAAATCACGACTTAGCAACACTGTCAAAAAAATCATTTTATAAAAGTAATTTCGATAATCTTAAATCCTGTCAAAACAAAATATATGGCGGATAGGCGAGTGCGGAAAAGATTAATAAAAGGCGTGTTTGGGTTGCTTTCTCAACTATCATCACATCACCCCCAAACACGCCTTGCCTCATGTTCGTGTATCTTCCTGAAGCCACCCACTTTTTTTTGCTGCTTTTCTTTTTTCAGCTTTGGGAATTACAGATCTTCCCTCATACTCTTTTACTGTATCCTTTTTTTAATTTCCTCGTGATTTAGTTTTTCCTCGTAGCCCCGAATGCAGATGCCGACGTGTTAGACTTGGGAAGTTTGCTCTTGACTCCAAGTATCCTGACAATAATCAGGCTTATTTCAAAGAAGATTACCATGGGCACGGCAAGCATTATCTGACTGAATACATCCGCTCCCGGGGTTATGGCGGCTGCAATAATCATTATAAGGACATAAAGATGCTTTCTATAAGTTACAAGTGTGCTGTATTTTACAAATCCATTTCGGGTAAGGAAGGTGAGTATTATCGGAAGTTCGAATACCAGACCGAACATTGCCGTTCCTGTGGCTACGAACGAGATGAACTTGAAGATAGAATAAGTTGCAGTTACCCCTGAACCGGCTGCATCCATATAGAGGTATTTGAGGAAGAGGGGCAGCATGAGGAAGTAGGCATATGAAGCCCCGAGGATGAACATAATAATGGCACTGATGCCCAGTACAACAATCTGACCTTTTCCTATCGAGATTGGAATCCGAATTGAGTACCGCCTCGAAATAGCCCTGTAGATATAAAATGCGATAAGAGGCAGGGTAATGAGCAGCCCTATTAACACCGATAGTTTGAGCTGCAGCATCATTACTTCCAGAGGGGAAATGTAAATAAGTTTTGCACCCTCTGGGAGGAGATCTTCTTTCATCCTTTCTATCAGGGGTCCGGTAAACTGAAATGAGAGAATTATACCTGTAATAAGGACCCCTGCAATCACAAGTAGCTTATTTCGCAGGGTCAGCAGGATTACACTGAGATTTTCAATGGCTTCAGACATATGGAGTACCTATCCGGAAAAGCAAAAGAAAGTTCCTTCTCCCGTTTAAGGGAATTCTGGTTCATTGCAGGAGCCCAGGGCAAGGAGAACTATTCACTGCAGTGGTTCTTATCATCAACTTTCTTTTACCTATTTTGTTTTTTCGTTCTTGGTTTGTTTGGCTCTTTTCACGGAATCCTTTGAATGTTCCACGGAACTGCCAGCCATCCAGGAGGAATTCGGTTAAAGAGAGCCAAAGTTCGAGTATGTGATAAGGATGGCAAAGTGCAGATGACCGGGAAATAGCAGTTACCTTAATAAGTTACCTAAATAGGTTATATTAATTATAATAAATATATTATATTAATTATCTTAATCGAGTTTTATAATCCTTCAGATTATATCAACTATCTTAATCTGATTAAGTAATTACCATAACTATATTAAACAAATTTCTCAAATAAATTATATCAATTGCGATAACTATATTATATAAATTATCTTAATTAGGTTATATTAATTACCATGATGCAATAAAATAATTATCTTAATTTGGTTATATTAATCATTTTAAGTGTTTTCCATTATATTTAGTAACTCAGCTGCCATAAGTTTTCAGGTACGCCCTTCTTAAGGTATGCTATAATCAAATATAAAAAATGCAGTAGAAGATATTACGAAAAGAAACCGTGAAATGAACTTCAAGTTCCCCTGCACAGGCAAATCGGAACCCTGGCAGAAGGTTTGTAGATTCACATTTAATAGTATTTACATTTAATAAGATTCAGATTAATAATATTTACATTTGATAAGATTCACATTTAATAATATTACATTTAATATTATGTTCCGATATTAATATATTTATCCAGTACATATGAGCGGAAAAAATGGACTCACAGCACACAGACAACGGAAAAATAATTTCTACCGGACAGGTATCGGGAACGAATATTTATACCTCAGGTGTTCCGGGAGATATTGAAGTACCTATTACTGCCCACCTGTTCGAGCTAAGGAACCGGCTGGCAATCGTTTTAGTCTGGCTCTTTCTGGGAATAATTCTCGCTTTTCCATTTTCGGCAAAAGGGATGCTGCTTCTCTGGAAGGAGTTTATAAGTACTGACCTTTACATGACAGCATACTCCCCCCTTGAATGGACTTTTGCCCGCCTCAAGCTCTGCCTGGTCTTCGCCCTTGCAATCTCAGTTCCGCAGTTCTTCTACCAGCTTTATAGATTTGCGGGCAAGGGACTTTATCCGCATGAGAAACGGTTTTTCCTCAAGGTTATTCCGGCGTCTTTCCTGCTTTTTCTCTTCGGAGTGGCTCTGGGTTACTTTGTTGTCCTGCCTGTGATGTTCAAATACATCCTCCTTTACTCGGGCGATATGGCTACAGCTCAGCTCTCAGTTCAGAACACCCTCTCAGCCGTAACTACGATCCTGGCAGGCTTCGGAATTGTGTTCCAACTTCCCCTGCTTTTAGTCTTTGCCGTAAAGATGGGGCTTGTGGAGTACCAGACCCTCAAAAAGCAGAGAATACTGGTCTACAGTATAATTCTGGCAGTTTCGTTATTTCTATCCCCAGATCCAACTTTTATCGCCCAGATGGTTGTAGCACTTCTACTGGGATTACTGTTTGAGTTCAGCCTGCTGCTTGTCAGGTTATTTTGAGATTAGTCTGTCTATTTAATATAATTTCTTTCTTTTAAAATATAAACTACTCTAAAAAACCTCAAAGTAAGCCAGTCCACCGATCTTTTTACAAGAACTTTTATATTTGATTGTTGATAATAACCAGCAATGATAGGTACACCAGAATTGATAGCAATCATCGTTGCTGCTCTCTTCCTCTTTGGACCCCAGAAGCTTCCTGAGCTTGCACGGTCTTTGGGAAGTGCAATGGGAGAATTTAAAAAAGCACAGCGTGCGGCTGAGCTTGATCTCACTCAATTCGATGCCTATACCCAAAAATCCAGTAATACGGCAGCTCCAGGAGAGAAAGAGAAGGAACAAGAGGACACTCCGGGCAGCAGTAAAGAAGCAAAAACTGATGCAGGTTTAAATGTCAATAATACAGGCATGGAAAATTCGCTCGAAGCCGAAAAATCTGCCACTGGACCGGAAGAGCCCAGAAAAAACTGAAATTCAGGACTTAGCTGTGATGAAAAGAAGGTCTGGAGGATAGATTTAAGGAGAGAGCCAGGGAGATAGACTGAATGGAAAAATGAAATAAAAAGAGTTAAATATATAAAATATCTTACATAAAATATCTTATAACAAATAAAGTAGAAGCTTTATATATTATAAAAAAACTTAGCTTAACTTAGCTATATTTAAAATTTTTATCCCATTATTGCTGAATCAATTATATTTATTTAAGAAAGCGATAGTTGAGGCCAAGCCAATGATAGGCACAAATGAACTCTTAATGATTTTCGGAGTAATTGTACTCCTTTTCGGGGCATCCAAACTTCCGGAACTTGCCCGCTCCATGGGAAGTTCAATGGGAGAATTTAAGAAAGCCCAGAGAGAATCGGAACTAAGTCTGAAGGAATTTGAAAGGTCCCTTAAGGAGCCCGCAGCTTCGAAGAGCAAGATACAGGAAACCGCCGAGAAACTCGGGATTGATATAAGAGGTAAAACCGACGAACAGCTCCTGGATGAAATCCAGAAATCTGCAGAAAAGCCAAAGGAAGTCTCCGAACCCTGAGAATACCTGAAAAGTTGCTTCTCTGCTTTTCATGGCATTTAACTCAGGTTTAACCTTTTATCGAAGCCTGTCATTTTAATTTTATTTTAGCTCATATTCTTAATTTTATTTTCAATCGGGTCCGGATAGTGTTATAATTCATCAGGAGACCTTTTGTGGTTGAGTTAATCAGCGAAGTTGACAAAAACGATAACTTTCTCAGACTACGTGATCGAGAGGATTTTTATTCAGGAGAACACATCCACAGGGCTGCTCAGCTTATCCTGCTTAACCCTGAGAATGAAATGCTCGTACAGAAAAGGTCGTCTAGAAAACGCTGGTATCCGAACCG
The Methanosarcina thermophila TM-1 genome window above contains:
- the tatC gene encoding twin-arginine translocase subunit TatC, whose translation is MDSQHTDNGKIISTGQVSGTNIYTSGVPGDIEVPITAHLFELRNRLAIVLVWLFLGIILAFPFSAKGMLLLWKEFISTDLYMTAYSPLEWTFARLKLCLVFALAISVPQFFYQLYRFAGKGLYPHEKRFFLKVIPASFLLFLFGVALGYFVVLPVMFKYILLYSGDMATAQLSVQNTLSAVTTILAGFGIVFQLPLLLVFAVKMGLVEYQTLKKQRILVYSIILAVSLFLSPDPTFIAQMVVALLLGLLFEFSLLLVRLF
- the tatC gene encoding Sec-independent protein translocase TatC; amino-acid sequence: MSEAIENLSVILLTLRNKLLVIAGVLITGIILSFQFTGPLIERMKEDLLPEGAKLIYISPLEVMMLQLKLSVLIGLLITLPLIAFYIYRAISRRYSIRIPISIGKGQIVVLGISAIIMFILGASYAYFLMLPLFLKYLYMDAAGSGVTATYSIFKFISFVATGTAMFGLVFELPIILTFLTRNGFVKYSTLVTYRKHLYVLIMIIAAAITPGADVFSQIMLAVPMVIFFEISLIIVRILGVKSKLPKSNTSASAFGATRKN
- a CDS encoding twin-arginine translocase TatA/TatE family subunit; the protein is MIGTNELLMIFGVIVLLFGASKLPELARSMGSSMGEFKKAQRESELSLKEFERSLKEPAASKSKIQETAEKLGIDIRGKTDEQLLDEIQKSAEKPKEVSEP
- a CDS encoding Sec-independent protein translocase subunit TatA/TatB, which encodes MIGTPELIAIIVAALFLFGPQKLPELARSLGSAMGEFKKAQRAAELDLTQFDAYTQKSSNTAAPGEKEKEQEDTPGSSKEAKTDAGLNVNNTGMENSLEAEKSATGPEEPRKN